In a genomic window of Aeromonas veronii:
- the nuoK gene encoding NADH-quinone oxidoreductase subunit NuoK, translated as MNGIPMEHGLLLAAVLFCIGLCGLLIRRNLLYILMSIEIMMNASALAFVVAGSRWAQADGQIMYILVISLAAAEASIGLALLLLLYRRYHTLNVDTLSEMRG; from the coding sequence ATGAATGGAATCCCCATGGAGCACGGCCTCCTGCTGGCCGCAGTGCTCTTCTGTATCGGCTTGTGCGGTCTGCTGATCCGCCGCAACCTGCTCTACATCCTGATGAGTATCGAGATCATGATGAATGCCTCGGCATTGGCGTTTGTGGTGGCGGGTAGCCGCTGGGCCCAGGCCGATGGCCAGATCATGTATATCCTGGTGATTTCTCTGGCGGCAGCAGAGGCCAGTATCGGCCTCGCCCTGTTACTGCTGCTCTATCGTCGTTACCACACCCTGAACGTGGACACTTTGAGCGAGATGCGCGGATGA
- the nuoJ gene encoding NADH-quinone oxidoreductase subunit J, whose translation MELAFYASALVAIYSTLRVISTSNPMHALLNLIISLIAVAMIFFCLGAAFAGALQVIVYAGAIMVLFVFVVMMLNLGSAQAQEKKWLTPMTWGGPALLSLILLGFLAHGILGVTGGLIGVTEVTAKQVGVELFGPYVLAVELASILLLAGLVTAYHLGREEKSGEVLSVPRTASHSAQEGGQQ comes from the coding sequence ATGGAACTGGCATTTTATGCCTCGGCCCTGGTGGCCATTTACAGCACGCTGCGGGTGATCAGCACCAGCAATCCCATGCATGCGCTGCTCAATCTCATCATCTCCCTCATCGCCGTGGCCATGATCTTCTTCTGCCTGGGTGCCGCCTTTGCGGGCGCCCTGCAGGTGATCGTCTACGCCGGCGCCATCATGGTGCTGTTCGTGTTCGTGGTGATGATGCTGAACCTGGGGAGTGCCCAGGCGCAAGAGAAAAAGTGGCTCACCCCCATGACCTGGGGGGGGCCTGCCCTGCTCTCGCTGATCCTGCTGGGCTTTTTGGCCCACGGCATTCTCGGGGTGACCGGGGGCCTGATCGGAGTGACCGAGGTGACCGCCAAGCAGGTGGGTGTCGAGCTCTTTGGCCCCTATGTGCTGGCGGTAGAGCTCGCCTCCATCCTGCTGCTGGCGGGTCTGGTGACCGCCTATCACCTGGGTCGGGAAGAGAAGAGCGGTGAAGTGCTCTCGGTACCCCGCACCGCATCCCACTCTGCACAAGAAGGAGGTCAGCAATGA
- the nuoI gene encoding NADH-quinone oxidoreductase subunit NuoI — translation MKIVSIIQGVGTQLRSLAMVFSHAWRPRETLNYPEQAVYAAPRYRGRIVLTRDPDGDERCVACNLCAVACPVGCISLQKSEREDGRWYPEFFRINFSRCIFCGLCEEACPTTAIQLTPDFEMGEYRRQDLVYEKEDLLISGPGKYPDYNFYRMSGMAIDGKPKGDAENEAKPIDVKSLLP, via the coding sequence ATGAAAATTGTTAGCATCATTCAGGGTGTCGGCACCCAGTTACGCAGTCTGGCCATGGTCTTCTCCCATGCCTGGCGGCCCCGTGAAACCCTCAACTATCCGGAGCAGGCAGTCTACGCGGCCCCCCGCTACCGCGGTCGCATCGTGCTGACCCGCGACCCCGACGGGGACGAGCGCTGCGTGGCCTGCAACCTCTGCGCGGTCGCCTGCCCGGTCGGCTGCATCTCGCTGCAAAAATCCGAGCGGGAAGATGGCCGCTGGTATCCGGAGTTCTTTCGCATCAACTTCTCTCGCTGCATCTTCTGCGGCCTGTGTGAAGAGGCTTGCCCCACTACCGCCATCCAGCTGACACCGGATTTCGAGATGGGTGAGTATCGCCGCCAGGATCTGGTGTACGAGAAGGAGGATCTGCTGATCAGCGGGCCCGGCAAATACCCGGACTACAACTTCTATCGCATGAGCGGGATGGCCATCGACGGCAAGCCGAAAGGGGACGCCGAAAACGAAGCCAAACCCATCGATGTCAAGAGCCTGCTGCCCTGA
- the nuoH gene encoding NADH-quinone oxidoreductase subunit NuoH encodes MSESLIDLLLEVGKALIVLVGIVGAGAFMSFIERRLLALWQDRYGPNRVGPFGLLQLAADMIKMFFKEDWIPPFADRRIFILAPIIAFTAFILAFAVVPITPTWGVADLNVGLLYILAIAGLAVYAVLFAGWSSNNKYSLLGSLRASAQTLSYEVFLGLSLMGIVIQTGSFNLRDIVEAQADLWNVVPQILGFVTFLFAGVAVTHRHPFDQPEAEQELADGYHIEYAGMKWGLFFVGEYIGIVLISSLIVTLFFGGWHGPWLPPFIWFALKTACFMVFFILLRASLPRPRFDQVMSFGWKVCLPLTLINMLVTAAVVLISTQ; translated from the coding sequence ATGAGCGAGTCGCTGATCGATCTGTTGCTGGAGGTGGGCAAGGCACTGATCGTGCTGGTGGGGATCGTGGGGGCTGGTGCCTTCATGAGCTTCATCGAGCGCCGCCTGCTGGCCCTGTGGCAGGATCGCTATGGCCCCAACCGGGTGGGGCCGTTTGGTCTGCTCCAGCTGGCCGCCGACATGATCAAGATGTTCTTCAAGGAGGACTGGATCCCGCCGTTCGCCGATCGCCGGATCTTTATCCTGGCCCCCATCATCGCCTTCACCGCCTTTATTCTGGCCTTTGCGGTGGTGCCCATCACCCCCACCTGGGGCGTGGCGGATCTCAACGTGGGGCTGCTCTACATCCTGGCCATCGCGGGGCTGGCGGTCTATGCGGTGCTGTTCGCCGGCTGGTCGAGCAACAACAAATACTCATTGCTCGGCAGCTTGCGCGCTTCGGCCCAGACCCTCTCCTACGAGGTATTCCTGGGCTTGTCGCTGATGGGCATCGTCATCCAGACCGGCAGCTTCAACCTGCGGGATATCGTCGAGGCACAGGCAGATTTATGGAACGTGGTGCCCCAGATCCTGGGCTTTGTCACCTTCCTGTTTGCCGGTGTCGCCGTCACTCACCGTCACCCGTTCGATCAGCCAGAAGCCGAGCAGGAGCTCGCCGACGGCTATCACATCGAGTATGCGGGGATGAAGTGGGGTCTCTTCTTCGTGGGCGAATATATCGGCATCGTGCTGATCTCCTCGCTCATCGTGACCCTCTTCTTCGGTGGCTGGCACGGCCCCTGGCTGCCCCCCTTCATCTGGTTTGCCCTGAAGACCGCCTGTTTCATGGTGTTCTTCATCCTGCTGCGGGCCTCCCTGCCTCGCCCGCGCTTTGACCAGGTGATGTCGTTTGGCTGGAAAGTCTGCTTGCCGCTGACCCTGATCAATATGCTGGTCACCGCGGCAGTTGTACTGATAAGTACGCAGTGA
- the nuoG gene encoding NADH-quinone oxidoreductase subunit NuoG: MATIYVDGKEYEVDGADNLLQACLSLGLDVPYFCWHPALGSVGACRQCAVKQYQNADDKRGRLVMSCMTPATDGSYIAIEDEEAKEFRKSVVEWLMTNHPHDCPVCEEGGACHLQDMTVMTGHNSRRYRFTKRTHQNQELGPFISHEMNRCIACYRCVRYYKDYAGGEDLGVYGAHDNVYFGRVEDGTLESEFSGNLVEVCPTGVFTDKTHSERYNRKWDMQFAPSICQQCSVGCNISPGERYGELRRIENRFHGSLNHYFLCDRGRFGYGYVNLADRPRQPLLKDGNDQLTITVDGALNRAADALRTASDLIGIGSPRASLESNFALRELVGEANFYAGVEQAEWACQLKMLQILQQGGVPTPSLRDMEEADAILLLGEDVTMSAARIALALRQAVKGKARELARKMKVDLWQVAAVQTLGQNERYPLLITSLDTTRLDDVAADKLHAPYADQARIGFAIANLLDPSAPAVTDLCPEQQAQATRWAELLGNAKKPLIIAGSSARDVALLEAASNIARALKGRGLEASIALVGQEANSLGLAMLGAQTLSDKPLEAALARIEAEEGLALVTLENDLYRRAPRNRVDAALARLQHLLVIDHQATPTANRADLVLPAASFAEADGTLVNMEGRAQRFFQVYAPAFYNADIQVREGWRWLAALQGALERKPLRWQNFDQISHACASSQPLLATMLEAAPNAGLRIRGMRLAREPHRYSGRTSMLADQNVSEPRVAQDPDSPFNFSMEGYAGARQNMPQVPFAWAPGWNSPSAWNKFQDEVGGHLRAGEPGRRLLEVAEDTLGWFATIPAPFKAEDALQVVNYAQLFGGEELSARSPVIQARMNEPELVLNPLDAQRLALHAGNQVSFSWGGSHWQLRLRLSAQLSAGLVGLPLGVNGLPTALQQASITNLQEVIA, encoded by the coding sequence ATGGCAACCATTTATGTAGACGGCAAAGAGTACGAGGTAGACGGAGCAGATAACCTGCTGCAAGCCTGTCTGTCGCTGGGTCTGGACGTCCCCTATTTCTGCTGGCATCCGGCGCTGGGTAGCGTTGGCGCCTGCCGCCAGTGTGCGGTCAAACAGTATCAGAATGCCGATGACAAGCGCGGCCGTCTGGTCATGTCCTGCATGACCCCGGCCACCGATGGCAGCTACATCGCCATCGAGGATGAAGAGGCTAAAGAATTTCGCAAGAGCGTGGTGGAGTGGCTGATGACCAACCACCCCCACGACTGCCCGGTGTGCGAAGAGGGCGGCGCCTGCCACCTGCAGGACATGACGGTGATGACCGGCCACAACAGCCGTCGCTACCGTTTCACCAAACGCACCCACCAGAATCAGGAGCTGGGCCCCTTCATCAGTCACGAGATGAACCGCTGCATCGCCTGCTACCGCTGCGTCCGTTACTACAAGGATTATGCCGGTGGCGAGGATCTCGGGGTCTATGGTGCCCACGACAACGTGTATTTCGGGCGGGTCGAGGATGGCACCCTGGAGAGTGAATTTTCCGGCAACCTGGTGGAGGTCTGCCCCACCGGCGTCTTCACCGACAAGACCCACTCCGAACGTTACAACCGCAAGTGGGACATGCAGTTTGCCCCCAGCATCTGCCAGCAATGCTCCGTGGGCTGCAACATCAGTCCGGGCGAGCGTTATGGCGAGCTGCGCCGCATCGAAAACCGCTTCCACGGCAGCCTCAACCACTACTTCCTCTGTGACCGTGGCCGCTTTGGCTATGGCTACGTCAATCTGGCCGACCGTCCGCGCCAACCGCTGCTCAAAGATGGCAACGACCAGCTGACCATCACGGTCGATGGCGCCCTCAACCGAGCCGCCGATGCCCTGCGCACCGCCAGCGACCTCATCGGCATCGGATCGCCCCGCGCCTCGCTGGAGAGCAACTTTGCCCTGCGCGAGCTGGTGGGTGAAGCCAACTTCTACGCAGGCGTCGAGCAGGCCGAGTGGGCCTGTCAGCTGAAGATGCTGCAGATCCTGCAACAGGGCGGCGTGCCAACCCCGAGCCTGCGGGACATGGAGGAGGCCGACGCCATTCTGCTGCTCGGCGAGGATGTCACCATGAGCGCAGCCCGTATCGCGTTGGCGCTGCGCCAAGCCGTTAAGGGCAAGGCCCGCGAGCTGGCCCGCAAGATGAAGGTGGATCTGTGGCAAGTCGCCGCCGTTCAGACTCTGGGTCAGAACGAGCGCTACCCGCTGCTCATCACCAGCCTCGACACCACCCGTCTGGACGATGTGGCGGCCGACAAGCTGCACGCCCCCTATGCCGATCAGGCGCGCATTGGCTTTGCCATCGCCAACCTGCTCGACCCGAGTGCACCAGCCGTGACCGACCTCTGCCCCGAGCAGCAGGCACAAGCGACTCGCTGGGCCGAGCTGCTCGGCAACGCCAAGAAGCCGCTCATCATTGCAGGCTCCAGTGCCCGCGATGTGGCGCTGCTTGAGGCGGCCAGCAACATTGCCCGCGCCCTGAAAGGCCGAGGACTGGAAGCCAGCATCGCGCTGGTTGGCCAGGAGGCCAACTCGCTCGGCCTGGCCATGCTGGGCGCTCAAACCTTGTCAGACAAGCCGCTTGAAGCCGCCCTTGCGCGTATCGAGGCCGAAGAGGGGTTGGCGCTGGTCACCCTGGAGAACGATCTCTACCGCCGCGCGCCGCGCAACCGGGTGGATGCTGCGCTGGCACGGCTGCAGCACCTGCTGGTCATCGACCATCAGGCGACCCCGACCGCCAACAGGGCTGACTTGGTGCTGCCAGCGGCCAGTTTTGCCGAGGCCGATGGCACGCTGGTGAACATGGAAGGGCGCGCCCAGCGCTTCTTCCAGGTCTATGCGCCCGCCTTCTACAACGCCGATATTCAGGTGCGTGAAGGGTGGCGCTGGCTGGCAGCGCTGCAAGGGGCGCTCGAACGCAAGCCGCTGCGCTGGCAGAACTTCGATCAGATCAGCCACGCTTGCGCCAGCAGCCAGCCGCTGCTGGCCACCATGCTGGAAGCAGCGCCCAACGCAGGCTTGCGGATCCGTGGCATGCGGCTGGCCCGTGAGCCGCACCGCTACAGCGGCCGCACCTCCATGCTGGCGGATCAGAACGTCAGCGAGCCACGGGTGGCGCAGGATCCCGACTCCCCCTTCAACTTCTCCATGGAAGGGTATGCCGGTGCCCGCCAGAACATGCCGCAAGTACCGTTCGCCTGGGCGCCGGGCTGGAACTCTCCCTCCGCCTGGAACAAGTTCCAGGATGAAGTCGGTGGTCATCTGCGTGCAGGCGAGCCGGGTCGCCGTCTGCTGGAAGTTGCAGAGGATACCCTTGGCTGGTTCGCCACCATCCCCGCCCCCTTCAAGGCAGAGGATGCGCTGCAAGTGGTCAATTATGCCCAGCTGTTTGGCGGCGAGGAGCTGTCTGCTCGTAGCCCGGTCATTCAGGCCCGAATGAACGAACCCGAGCTGGTGCTCAATCCCCTTGATGCGCAGCGTCTGGCCCTGCATGCCGGTAATCAGGTCTCCTTCTCCTGGGGCGGTAGCCACTGGCAGTTGCGTCTGCGTCTTAGTGCACAGCTGAGCGCCGGTCTGGTGGGGCTCCCCCTTGGGGTGAACGGCCTGCCGACTGCGCTGCAACAAGCCTCAATCACTAACCTGCAGGAGGTGATCGCATGA
- the nuoF gene encoding NADH-quinone oxidoreductase subunit NuoF, whose product MSLPQNKILASLGTANRTPRTAETHPLTWRLRDDGQPVWLEEYQAKQGYEAARKALGQMSPDEIVSTVKDAGLKGRGGAGFPTGVKWGLMPKDESMNIRYLLCNADEMEPNTWKDRLLMEQLPHLLIEGMIISARALKAYRGYIFLRGEYVDAAIHLRRAVEEAKAAGLLGKNILGSGFDFELFVHTGAGRYICGEETALINSLEGRRANPRAKPPFPAVSGVWGKPTCVNNVETLCNVPAIIGNGVAWYHGLALPGSEDHGTKLMGFSGKVNNPGVWELPFGITARELFENYAGGMKSGYRLKAWQPGGAGTGFLLPEHLDAQMYTAGIGKVGTRMGTGLAMAVDDSISMVSLLRNMEEFFARESCGWCTPCRDGLPWSVKLLRALERGEGQSGDLATLEQLCGFLGPGKTFCAHAPGAVEPLASAIKYFRSEFEAGIKGSGDNRKPVKGIQPNLLGERW is encoded by the coding sequence ATGAGCCTGCCGCAGAACAAGATCCTCGCCTCTCTTGGCACCGCCAATCGCACCCCGCGTACGGCCGAGACCCACCCGCTCACCTGGCGGCTGCGTGATGACGGCCAGCCGGTGTGGCTGGAGGAGTATCAGGCCAAGCAGGGCTATGAAGCAGCCCGCAAGGCGCTCGGCCAGATGAGCCCGGACGAGATTGTCAGCACCGTCAAGGATGCCGGTCTCAAGGGGCGCGGCGGCGCGGGCTTCCCCACTGGCGTGAAGTGGGGGCTGATGCCCAAAGACGAGAGCATGAACATCCGTTACCTGCTCTGCAACGCCGACGAGATGGAGCCCAACACCTGGAAAGATCGCCTGCTGATGGAGCAACTGCCCCACCTGCTGATCGAGGGGATGATCATCAGTGCCCGGGCGCTCAAGGCCTATCGCGGCTACATCTTCCTGCGCGGCGAGTATGTGGATGCTGCCATCCACCTGCGCCGGGCGGTGGAAGAGGCCAAGGCCGCCGGTCTACTGGGCAAGAACATTCTGGGCTCGGGCTTTGACTTCGAGCTGTTCGTCCACACCGGCGCCGGTCGCTACATCTGTGGCGAAGAGACGGCCCTTATCAACTCGCTGGAAGGGCGCCGCGCCAACCCGCGTGCCAAACCCCCCTTCCCCGCCGTCTCCGGCGTCTGGGGCAAACCCACCTGCGTCAACAACGTCGAGACCCTCTGCAACGTCCCCGCCATCATCGGCAACGGGGTCGCCTGGTATCACGGGCTGGCGCTGCCGGGCTCGGAAGATCACGGCACCAAGCTGATGGGCTTCTCCGGCAAGGTGAACAACCCGGGCGTCTGGGAGCTGCCGTTTGGCATCACCGCCCGCGAGCTGTTTGAAAACTACGCTGGTGGGATGAAGAGCGGCTATCGCCTGAAAGCCTGGCAACCGGGCGGCGCAGGCACCGGCTTCCTGCTGCCGGAGCACCTCGATGCCCAGATGTATACCGCCGGTATCGGCAAGGTCGGCACCCGGATGGGGACCGGCCTCGCCATGGCGGTGGATGACTCCATCAGCATGGTGAGTCTGCTGCGCAACATGGAGGAGTTCTTCGCACGCGAGTCGTGTGGCTGGTGCACGCCCTGTCGCGATGGCCTGCCCTGGAGCGTCAAGCTGCTGCGGGCACTGGAGCGTGGCGAAGGGCAATCCGGCGATCTGGCGACTCTGGAACAACTCTGCGGTTTTCTTGGCCCGGGCAAGACCTTCTGCGCCCACGCACCGGGCGCCGTCGAGCCGCTGGCCAGCGCCATCAAATATTTCCGCTCCGAATTCGAGGCCGGGATCAAAGGCAGCGGTGATAACCGCAAGCCGGTCAAAGGGATCCAGCCCAATCTGCTGGGCGAGCGCTGGTAA
- the nuoE gene encoding NADH-quinone oxidoreductase subunit NuoE, with amino-acid sequence MSQQCQCHNNQTPQGQGACSSKQGDFALSQAERDAIEHEKHHYEDPRAASIEALKIVQQARGWVPDGAIHAIAAELGIPASDVEGVATFYSQIFRQPVGRHIIRVCDSMVCYINGHEDLMAGLKEVMNLGPGQTTPDGRFTLLPVCCLGNCDKGPAIMIDDDTYGGLDPVTLLKTLEAYP; translated from the coding sequence ATGAGCCAGCAATGTCAGTGTCACAATAATCAGACCCCACAGGGGCAAGGGGCATGCAGCAGCAAACAGGGCGACTTCGCTCTGAGCCAGGCTGAACGCGATGCCATCGAACACGAGAAACACCACTACGAAGATCCCCGCGCCGCCAGCATCGAAGCGCTCAAGATCGTGCAGCAGGCCAGAGGCTGGGTCCCCGACGGCGCCATTCACGCCATCGCGGCCGAGCTCGGCATTCCCGCCAGCGATGTGGAGGGGGTCGCCACCTTCTATAGCCAGATCTTCCGCCAGCCGGTCGGGCGCCACATCATCCGCGTCTGCGACAGCATGGTCTGCTACATCAATGGTCATGAAGATCTGATGGCCGGTCTCAAGGAGGTGATGAACCTCGGCCCCGGTCAAACCACCCCGGATGGCCGCTTCACCCTGCTGCCGGTCTGCTGCCTTGGCAACTGCGACAAGGGGCCTGCCATCATGATCGATGACGACACCTATGGCGGCCTCGATCCGGTGACCTTGCTGAAAACTCTGGAGGCTTACCCATGA